From one Gracilimonas sp. genomic stretch:
- a CDS encoding imelysin family protein, whose amino-acid sequence MNQLRPFFLILLCGLINACSGNNFDRQSLLNNAADNLIIPAYQDFSQTTSTLHSAVVSFNENPNEETLKSLQLAWEEAIKSWKRAEVYNFGPVEEMILVTSIDRWPTSEAGIETAIKEYDESDDYLVRMGSNRKGLPAIEYLLFHDEPEIVLNEFQDENRKAYLELLSESLVENSELVLDEWESSYRQEFVKATGNRPNSGITLLANEMGYLLEMIRMDKLEVPFGKQTNGVPRLQMLESEYAEISKELITENLRAAQNAFNGSDSTGFDDYLDALNIKDEGEVLLSEAISTEYLHALSIINGMNGSLREAIQNDKESVQQLIDSIQKLYIYTEVDMMSQLSLLDTFSDNDGD is encoded by the coding sequence ATGAACCAGCTGAGACCATTTTTCTTAATCCTTTTGTGTGGTCTGATAAATGCGTGTTCTGGTAATAACTTTGACCGGCAATCTCTGCTCAATAATGCAGCCGATAACCTGATAATCCCAGCCTACCAGGATTTTTCGCAGACTACTTCAACACTTCATTCAGCCGTGGTTTCATTCAATGAAAACCCGAATGAAGAAACGCTTAAATCGCTGCAATTGGCATGGGAAGAGGCTATCAAAAGCTGGAAACGCGCTGAGGTATATAATTTTGGTCCGGTAGAGGAAATGATTCTGGTGACTTCCATCGACCGATGGCCAACCAGTGAAGCCGGTATTGAAACAGCCATAAAAGAGTATGACGAAAGCGATGATTATCTGGTACGTATGGGCAGTAATCGGAAAGGACTGCCTGCTATCGAGTATTTACTTTTTCATGATGAACCTGAAATTGTTCTGAACGAATTCCAGGATGAAAACCGGAAAGCGTACCTGGAGTTATTATCTGAATCGCTGGTCGAAAACAGTGAGCTTGTTCTGGATGAATGGGAAAGTAGTTACCGTCAGGAGTTTGTAAAGGCAACAGGAAATCGGCCAAATTCAGGTATTACTTTACTGGCTAATGAAATGGGCTACTTGTTGGAGATGATTCGTATGGATAAACTGGAGGTCCCTTTTGGAAAGCAGACCAACGGAGTGCCCCGGTTGCAAATGCTGGAGTCGGAATATGCAGAAATCTCCAAAGAGCTTATTACTGAAAACCTGAGAGCAGCCCAAAATGCCTTCAATGGGAGCGACTCAACAGGATTTGATGATTACCTCGATGCGTTGAACATCAAAGATGAAGGGGAGGTACTCTTATCTGAAGCCATCAGCACCGAATACCTGCATGCTCTTTCTATCATTAACGGAATGAATGGAAGTCTTCGGGAAGCAATACAGAATGACAAGGAATCTGTGCAGCAGCTTATCGACAGTATTCAGAAGTTGTACATTTATACGGAGGTCGATATGATGTCCCAACTCAGCCTGCTGGATACCTTCAGCGATAATGATGGAGATTAG
- a CDS encoding uroporphyrinogen-III synthase → MINQKKPNILFTTQLKKDRLAALQSSGFSVEAVPFITFEYVIPAMWISQLPDKIDTWIFTSKKAVKALKPAINDLNVPDHIFAVGSKTAEKLESLNLEVTIPDEYNVAALAKKMKDLDLRDVVHFCGNLKAGDLNKLLGEGTNLTSVEVYRTKLAPHTLNTSNYDGIVFMSPSAVESFSERNEVNGTAQIFCIGTTTEEAAKEAGFKDCITPEYSTLDSLTESIQTYFN, encoded by the coding sequence ATGATTAATCAAAAAAAGCCCAACATTTTATTTACTACACAGCTTAAAAAAGACAGACTGGCGGCCTTGCAGTCGTCTGGTTTTTCAGTGGAGGCCGTTCCATTTATAACCTTTGAATATGTAATTCCGGCTATGTGGATCAGTCAGCTTCCTGATAAAATCGACACCTGGATTTTTACAAGCAAAAAAGCGGTTAAAGCACTTAAGCCCGCGATTAACGACCTGAACGTTCCCGATCATATTTTTGCAGTGGGATCTAAAACAGCGGAAAAGCTGGAAAGCTTGAATCTTGAGGTTACCATTCCGGATGAATATAACGTAGCTGCTTTGGCCAAAAAGATGAAAGATCTTGATCTCAGGGATGTAGTGCACTTTTGTGGAAACCTGAAGGCGGGAGATTTAAATAAGCTTCTTGGTGAAGGAACTAATCTGACTTCTGTGGAAGTATATAGGACGAAACTGGCTCCTCATACACTTAATACCTCTAATTATGATGGCATCGTTTTTATGAGCCCAAGTGCGGTGGAATCTTTTTCTGAGCGAAATGAGGTAAACGGAACAGCTCAGATTTTTTGTATTGGAACTACGACTGAAGAAGCAGCTAAAGAAGCTGGTTTTAAAGACTGCATCACTCCTGAATATTCAACCCTGGATTCATTAACGGAATCCATTCAAACCTATTTTAACTGA
- a CDS encoding SRPBCC family protein, producing the protein MSTITVTKQIEAPKELVFKTISDIRNFSQAVPDIKNVEFLTEQEYGVGTKFKETRDMNGREASTILEVTELVENAHIRIVSDTMGTVWDSVFTVERREGGTELTLIMDAKAYKFLPKIFNPLMKGFMKKALEKDMIAVKKYCESKN; encoded by the coding sequence ATGAGTACCATCACAGTAACCAAGCAAATCGAAGCTCCTAAAGAGTTGGTTTTTAAAACTATTTCTGATATCCGGAATTTTTCTCAAGCCGTGCCGGATATCAAGAACGTAGAATTCCTGACTGAACAAGAGTATGGAGTGGGGACTAAATTCAAAGAAACCCGGGATATGAACGGACGGGAAGCTTCCACCATTCTGGAAGTCACTGAGCTGGTTGAAAATGCTCATATCAGGATTGTATCTGATACCATGGGTACGGTCTGGGATTCCGTTTTTACGGTGGAGAGAAGAGAGGGTGGGACAGAGCTAACTCTGATAATGGATGCCAAGGCTTATAAATTTCTCCCTAAAATTTTCAATCCACTGATGAAAGGTTTCATGAAAAAGGCGTTGGAAAAAGACATGATAGCTGTAAAAAAATATTGCGAATCCAAAAACTGA
- the hemE gene encoding uroporphyrinogen decarboxylase, which produces MSFPELKNRLLLDTLEGKETERPPVWMMRQAGRYLPEYMEIKKKYSFFERVKTPELACEITIQPIDIVGTDAAILFSDILVLIECLDVEVQLKPGFGPYLPDPIRTVEQVENLNIIPAEEQLQYVYDALTLTRKTLDGRVPLIGFAGAPWTLFCYLVEGQGSKTFSTAKSFLFSQPEAAQKLLEVMTDQTIQYLHNQVKAGAQVLQVFESWAAALGPDDFRKLALPHLQRIAREDYGVPLIMFCKDAEWSYPFFVDTNVTGFGIGWGCTPEHAREFAGDKVVQGNFDPSKLLMKPDQIEAEAKDMMRRFGKGNYIANLGHGILPDVPVENAKRFVDTVKNYRY; this is translated from the coding sequence ATGTCATTTCCTGAATTGAAAAACCGACTGTTGCTTGATACACTAGAAGGCAAAGAAACCGAACGTCCGCCCGTGTGGATGATGCGGCAGGCCGGGCGATACCTTCCCGAGTATATGGAGATCAAAAAGAAGTACAGCTTTTTTGAACGGGTGAAAACACCGGAACTGGCGTGCGAAATTACCATTCAGCCGATTGATATTGTAGGGACTGATGCGGCTATTTTATTTTCGGATATCCTGGTTTTAATTGAATGCCTGGATGTAGAAGTACAACTGAAGCCGGGCTTCGGCCCATATTTACCTGATCCAATCCGGACGGTAGAACAGGTTGAAAACCTGAATATCATTCCGGCTGAAGAACAGCTGCAGTATGTGTATGATGCACTTACGCTGACCCGTAAAACGTTAGATGGCCGTGTTCCGCTGATTGGATTTGCCGGCGCACCGTGGACACTGTTTTGCTATCTGGTTGAAGGGCAGGGTTCAAAGACGTTCTCGACGGCAAAATCATTTTTATTTTCTCAACCGGAAGCTGCTCAGAAATTACTTGAAGTAATGACGGACCAGACCATTCAGTATCTGCATAATCAGGTCAAAGCCGGAGCACAAGTGCTTCAGGTATTTGAATCGTGGGCGGCTGCACTTGGTCCCGATGATTTTAGAAAACTGGCTTTGCCGCATCTTCAGCGAATTGCGAGGGAAGATTATGGTGTGCCATTAATCATGTTTTGTAAAGATGCCGAGTGGAGCTATCCATTTTTTGTGGATACCAATGTTACTGGTTTTGGAATAGGCTGGGGCTGTACTCCCGAACATGCCCGGGAATTTGCCGGAGATAAGGTAGTACAAGGAAATTTTGATCCGTCAAAGTTGTTGATGAAGCCCGATCAAATTGAAGCCGAAGCCAAAGACATGATGCGCCGTTTCGGAAAAGGAAATTATATTGCCAATTTAGGGCATGGTATTCTGCCGGATGTTCCCGTTGAAAACGCCAAAAGATTCGTGGATACCGTAAAAAATTATCGTTATTAA
- a CDS encoding di-heme oxidoredictase family protein — MEKTSKLSLVFLILLFVAGFILGYSSGWFDPLSEYRVEGEQYSGGESTVFNESVNAFGEAAPNLTGNKDLFFVTGNAFFKRNWVTPPASTADLDGLGPLFNARSCSSCHLLDGRGSPPRSIDEEPVDLLFRLSRPSKEGNGTRPDENYGGQFNHMSVLGVEPEGDVRVRYEEIPGEYPDGTKYSLRKPIYEFDSLAYGDFPDDIMISPRIAQHLVGLGLLEAIPEERLKEVADSADADNDGISGRINYVYDHINGKMSAGRFGWKANEPSVRQQTAVAFREDIGITSEHFPEELCAENQKGCKEFPSGGNPELTSDILDRLTLYTETIAVPARRNWDQEDVLKGKKAFIEIGCASCHVPQQKTGIHPNHPELSNQTIYPYTDLLLHDMGPGLADGRPDWKATGTEWRTPPLWGIGLIETVSGHTFFLHDGRARNLEEAILWHGGEAESAKDNFKELPKTERENLITFLNSL, encoded by the coding sequence ATGGAAAAAACATCCAAATTAAGTCTTGTATTCCTGATTCTGCTCTTTGTAGCAGGATTTATTTTAGGTTACTCCAGCGGCTGGTTTGATCCACTTTCTGAATACCGGGTAGAAGGTGAGCAATACAGCGGTGGCGAGTCTACCGTTTTTAATGAATCCGTGAATGCTTTCGGAGAGGCAGCTCCAAACCTCACCGGAAATAAAGACCTCTTCTTTGTAACCGGAAATGCCTTTTTCAAAAGAAACTGGGTTACCCCGCCGGCTTCTACCGCTGACCTGGATGGATTAGGTCCGCTCTTTAACGCCCGTTCCTGTTCCAGCTGTCATTTGTTGGATGGACGTGGTTCACCCCCGCGAAGTATTGATGAAGAACCGGTTGATTTGCTGTTCAGGTTGAGCCGTCCTTCAAAAGAAGGAAATGGTACCCGTCCGGACGAAAATTATGGAGGTCAGTTTAACCATATGTCGGTTTTAGGGGTTGAGCCGGAAGGAGACGTTCGCGTACGATATGAAGAAATACCCGGTGAATATCCGGACGGAACAAAATATTCTCTTCGAAAACCAATCTACGAATTTGATAGCCTGGCCTATGGGGATTTTCCGGATGATATCATGATCTCTCCAAGAATTGCACAGCATCTGGTAGGACTTGGACTGCTGGAGGCCATTCCGGAAGAACGACTTAAAGAAGTGGCTGATTCAGCTGATGCAGACAATGACGGGATCTCCGGCCGGATCAATTACGTATACGATCACATAAATGGGAAAATGTCGGCTGGTCGTTTTGGATGGAAGGCTAATGAGCCATCTGTACGTCAGCAGACTGCTGTGGCATTTCGGGAAGATATCGGGATTACCTCTGAGCATTTTCCTGAGGAGCTTTGCGCCGAAAATCAAAAGGGATGCAAAGAGTTTCCAAGTGGTGGTAACCCGGAACTTACTTCGGATATTTTAGACCGGTTAACGCTTTACACTGAAACCATTGCGGTACCGGCGCGGAGAAACTGGGATCAGGAAGATGTACTGAAAGGCAAAAAAGCCTTTATTGAAATTGGCTGTGCTTCCTGTCACGTTCCTCAACAAAAAACAGGAATCCATCCGAATCATCCCGAACTGTCGAACCAAACTATTTACCCGTATACCGATCTGTTGCTCCACGACATGGGGCCGGGTTTAGCTGATGGCCGACCGGACTGGAAAGCTACCGGAACAGAGTGGCGAACACCTCCGCTGTGGGGAATCGGCCTGATCGAAACGGTGAGTGGTCATACCTTCTTTTTGCATGATGGCCGGGCCCGGAATCTTGAAGAAGCTATTTTATGGCATGGCGGGGAAGCCGAGTCAGCTAAGGATAATTTCAAAGAGCTCCCAAAAACTGAACGTGAAAACCTGATTACATTTCTGAATTCATTATGA
- the hemF gene encoding oxygen-dependent coproporphyrinogen oxidase, with product MSNLTSKKEEFSQFVKDVQQHICDELEALEGTQKFRIEDWDREGFGGGSTRIIADGDVIEKGGVNVSAVGGPLPEAMQKKFEVPESEFFATGVSLVIHPRNPFVPTVHANYRYFELYDKDTGELKDQWFGGGADLTPYYLYPEDARHFHQVHKETCDRFNPDYYPDFKAECDAYFYNHHREEARGIGGLFFDYQRPDENRSADDLFEFCKAAGYAFTDAYVPIMKKRKDNSYGESHRNWQEIRRGRYVEFNLIHDRGTLFGLKTKGRIESILMSLPPKVQWVYDHQPEEGTPEATLVEHLKPIDWINYS from the coding sequence ATGTCAAACCTGACATCCAAAAAAGAAGAATTCAGCCAGTTCGTCAAAGATGTTCAACAACACATATGTGATGAATTAGAGGCACTGGAAGGAACACAAAAATTTCGTATTGAGGATTGGGATCGGGAAGGTTTTGGCGGTGGCAGTACCCGCATTATCGCTGACGGAGATGTGATTGAGAAAGGTGGGGTGAATGTATCAGCTGTGGGAGGCCCGCTTCCCGAAGCCATGCAAAAGAAATTTGAGGTACCTGAGTCTGAATTTTTTGCTACAGGAGTATCATTGGTGATTCATCCCAGAAATCCATTCGTGCCTACGGTCCATGCCAATTACCGGTATTTTGAATTGTATGACAAAGACACCGGAGAGCTTAAGGATCAGTGGTTTGGTGGTGGCGCAGACCTCACTCCTTATTACCTGTATCCTGAGGATGCCAGGCATTTTCATCAGGTTCACAAAGAAACATGTGATCGGTTTAATCCCGATTATTACCCTGATTTTAAGGCAGAGTGTGATGCCTACTTTTACAATCATCACCGGGAAGAAGCACGGGGGATTGGCGGCCTGTTTTTTGATTATCAGCGACCAGATGAAAATCGTTCTGCGGATGATTTATTCGAATTCTGCAAGGCAGCAGGATATGCTTTTACAGATGCTTATGTCCCAATCATGAAAAAGCGAAAGGATAATAGCTATGGTGAATCTCACCGGAACTGGCAGGAAATTCGGAGGGGAAGATATGTCGAGTTCAATTTGATTCACGATCGTGGTACCTTATTTGGATTGAAGACCAAAGGACGTATTGAATCAATCCTGATGAGCCTTCCCCCAAAAGTTCAGTGGGTGTATGATCATCAGCCCGAGGAAGGTACTCCGGAGGCAACACTGGTGGAACACCTGAAACCGATTGACTGGATTAATTATAGCTAA
- the hemB gene encoding porphobilinogen synthase, with product MKYPTTRLRRNRQSPAIREMLQENRLHPSDFIAPIFIMEGENKKEEIPSMPDYYRYSLDTLTKELDELVELGIQSVLLFVKVPDSKKDNEGTEAINDKGLMQESVRFIKKNYPDLWVMTDVAMDPYSSYGHDGIVEEGEIVNDPSVKVLAQMAVSHAKAGADMVAPSDMMDGRIGAMRKALDEAGFENTGIMAYSAKYASSYYGPFRDALDSAPGFGDKKTYQMNPANVDEALREVELDINEGADIVMVKPGLPYLDVVRAVKQNFNIPVSVYNVSGEYAMIKAAAEQGWLDEEDAMMEALLGFKRAGADLIATYFAKAAAKILNQK from the coding sequence ATGAAATACCCAACAACCCGATTACGTCGAAACCGGCAATCACCTGCTATTCGTGAGATGTTGCAGGAAAACCGACTGCATCCATCTGATTTCATCGCTCCCATCTTTATTATGGAAGGAGAAAACAAGAAAGAGGAAATACCAAGTATGCCGGATTATTACCGGTACTCTTTAGATACTCTAACCAAAGAGTTGGATGAATTGGTTGAACTCGGAATTCAATCCGTTCTGTTATTTGTGAAAGTGCCAGACTCAAAGAAAGATAATGAAGGCACAGAAGCGATAAATGATAAAGGCTTGATGCAGGAATCTGTTCGGTTCATTAAAAAGAATTATCCGGATTTGTGGGTGATGACGGATGTAGCCATGGACCCATATTCCTCCTATGGGCATGACGGTATCGTTGAGGAAGGAGAAATCGTGAATGACCCTTCCGTGAAAGTTTTGGCGCAAATGGCAGTAAGTCATGCCAAAGCAGGTGCTGATATGGTAGCTCCATCTGATATGATGGACGGCCGGATTGGGGCGATGCGGAAAGCTCTGGATGAAGCCGGGTTTGAGAATACAGGCATTATGGCTTACAGTGCAAAGTATGCATCTTCTTATTATGGGCCCTTTCGCGATGCCTTGGATTCTGCACCCGGTTTTGGAGACAAGAAGACCTATCAGATGAACCCGGCCAATGTAGACGAAGCATTACGGGAGGTGGAACTGGATATCAATGAAGGAGCTGATATCGTGATGGTGAAACCTGGACTTCCGTATTTAGATGTGGTTCGTGCCGTAAAACAGAATTTCAATATTCCGGTCTCGGTGTATAATGTATCCGGTGAATATGCAATGATTAAAGCTGCTGCTGAACAAGGCTGGCTGGATGAAGAAGACGCGATGATGGAAGCCCTTCTCGGATTCAAAAGAGCGGGTGCGGATCTTATTGCGACTTATTTTGCAAAAGCCGCAGCCAAAATCCTCAATCAAAAATAA
- a CDS encoding imelysin family protein: MKKVLTAASLMSLILFTGCSTHQELKPVVENYADIVLATYQDALSDAEALDKAVNEFVENPSPATLDSTKKAWLNARETYGKTEAFRFYGGPIDDEDGPEGQLNAWPLDESYIDYVEASPTGEGESVGTNIINSPDEFPEITKEMIASLNEQGSETNVSSGYHAVEFLLWGQDLSKGPGGGERPYTDYVTGPEGTHDHQERRATYLTETTELITDDLQMLVNEWKKGEDNYRAFFASEEQINTSIGRILNGIGKLSKGELAGERMFVSWDLRSKEDEHSCFSDNTHRDIVVNALGIQNVILGEYKRTNGTVVSGPSVLDVIEDENEALAEELKETVTQSVELTQEIEPPFDQQILSQDGRQQIMDTINSLRRQGDLIAEAAAILGYNVDPDAI; the protein is encoded by the coding sequence ATGAAAAAAGTACTCACGGCTGCTTCACTAATGAGCCTGATTTTGTTCACAGGATGCAGCACTCATCAGGAGCTGAAACCCGTAGTCGAAAATTATGCTGATATTGTTTTAGCCACTTATCAGGATGCGCTTTCTGATGCTGAAGCTCTCGACAAGGCCGTAAATGAATTTGTGGAAAATCCATCACCTGCAACTTTGGATTCCACCAAAAAAGCCTGGCTAAATGCTCGTGAAACCTATGGAAAAACCGAGGCTTTTCGTTTTTATGGCGGACCGATTGACGACGAAGACGGCCCTGAAGGACAACTCAATGCGTGGCCGCTGGATGAGTCGTATATCGACTATGTGGAGGCCTCGCCAACCGGCGAAGGGGAATCTGTTGGCACCAATATCATCAACAGCCCGGATGAATTTCCCGAAATCACTAAAGAAATGATCGCATCTTTAAATGAGCAGGGGAGTGAGACGAATGTCAGTTCCGGCTACCATGCCGTAGAATTTTTGTTGTGGGGACAGGATTTGAGCAAAGGCCCCGGAGGTGGTGAACGGCCCTATACTGATTACGTGACCGGACCTGAAGGTACCCATGATCACCAGGAGCGACGGGCAACTTACCTTACCGAAACGACCGAACTCATCACCGATGATTTACAGATGTTGGTTAATGAGTGGAAAAAGGGCGAAGATAACTACCGGGCCTTCTTTGCTTCTGAAGAACAGATTAATACATCTATTGGCCGGATTTTAAATGGAATCGGAAAACTCAGTAAAGGAGAACTGGCCGGAGAGCGCATGTTTGTATCCTGGGATCTGCGAAGTAAAGAAGACGAACATTCCTGCTTCAGTGACAATACTCATCGTGATATTGTGGTCAACGCATTAGGAATCCAAAATGTGATTCTGGGTGAATACAAGCGAACGAATGGAACTGTGGTTTCAGGCCCAAGTGTACTGGATGTGATTGAGGATGAAAACGAAGCACTTGCTGAAGAACTGAAAGAAACGGTGACCCAAAGTGTGGAACTGACCCAGGAAATTGAGCCTCCGTTTGATCAGCAAATTTTGAGCCAGGACGGACGACAGCAAATCATGGATACGATTAACTCACTTCGTAGACAGGGAGACCTGATCGCCGAAGCCGCTGCAATTCTGGGTTATAATGTCGATCCGGATGCAATATAA
- the hemL gene encoding glutamate-1-semialdehyde 2,1-aminomutase, producing MDYPKSKELYERASKVIPGGVNSPVRAFNSVGGTPLFITRAKGSYLWDEEGNRYIDLISSWGPMLLGHAEPDVIKAVQQTAEHSTSFGAPTRLEVEMAELITSSVPGVDKIRMVNSGTEATMSAIRVARGYTGKNKIIKFKGNYHGHGDSFLIEAGSGALTMGEPSSPGVTEGTAKDTLNAEYNNLDSVKKLVEANKEDMAAIILEPIAGNMGCIPPKKGFLEGLRELCDKHEIVLIFDEVMTGFRVDFQGAQKVYGVTADMVTYGKIIGAGLPVGAYGGKEEIMDYVAPTGPVYQAGTLSGNPLAMAAGYTLLKKLKENPGVYEELEKKSQILATGITKILEEHDIPHAMNRVGSMIGVFYCEGPVQTFDDANRTDKELFGKIFHGMLKRGVHLPPSPFEAFFLANSLTPEDLSFILTAFEETITEISN from the coding sequence ATGGATTATCCAAAGAGCAAAGAATTGTATGAAAGAGCATCGAAAGTGATACCCGGTGGAGTAAATTCTCCGGTCCGAGCTTTTAACAGTGTAGGCGGTACACCTCTTTTTATCACTCGTGCAAAAGGTTCCTATCTCTGGGATGAAGAAGGCAATCGCTATATCGACCTGATTAGCTCCTGGGGGCCGATGCTGCTTGGCCATGCTGAACCGGATGTCATAAAAGCGGTTCAGCAAACAGCCGAACATTCTACTTCTTTTGGGGCACCTACACGATTGGAAGTAGAGATGGCAGAACTGATTACGAGCTCTGTACCTGGTGTTGACAAAATAAGGATGGTGAATTCGGGGACTGAAGCCACGATGAGTGCCATTAGGGTAGCCCGTGGATATACCGGCAAAAATAAGATCATCAAGTTTAAAGGAAACTACCATGGACACGGAGATTCGTTTCTGATTGAAGCCGGCAGTGGTGCTCTGACGATGGGGGAGCCCAGCAGTCCCGGTGTTACGGAAGGAACGGCTAAAGACACCCTTAACGCCGAGTACAATAATCTGGATTCAGTGAAAAAGCTGGTAGAAGCCAACAAAGAAGATATGGCTGCCATCATACTGGAACCGATTGCAGGAAACATGGGATGTATTCCGCCCAAAAAAGGATTCCTGGAAGGATTACGCGAACTTTGTGATAAACATGAAATTGTTCTCATTTTTGACGAAGTGATGACAGGCTTTCGGGTTGATTTCCAGGGTGCGCAAAAAGTGTATGGCGTAACGGCCGACATGGTAACCTATGGTAAGATTATTGGAGCCGGACTTCCCGTGGGGGCTTATGGTGGGAAAGAAGAAATCATGGATTATGTAGCCCCAACAGGGCCTGTGTATCAGGCTGGGACCTTGTCCGGGAATCCATTGGCTATGGCTGCCGGATACACCTTGCTGAAGAAGCTCAAGGAAAACCCGGGAGTGTATGAGGAACTGGAAAAGAAATCCCAGATTCTGGCAACCGGAATAACTAAAATACTGGAAGAGCATGATATTCCTCACGCCATGAACCGGGTAGGTTCTATGATCGGGGTGTTTTATTGTGAAGGTCCGGTACAGACATTTGATGATGCCAACCGAACAGATAAAGAGTTATTTGGAAAGATTTTTCACGGTATGTTGAAGCGAGGCGTTCATTTGCCACCCTCACCATTTGAAGCCTTTTTCTTAGCAAACTCTCTGACTCCCGAAGATCTCAGCTTTATTCTTACCGCTTTTGAAGAGACAATAACCGAAATTAGCAACTAA